Genomic window (Granulicella arctica):
CTCAGCGCCAACTGCCGAACCTGGGCACACGTCTCAAGCACGACCAGCTTCTCGCCAGTGATCAGGGTAAGAACAGTGTCAGGAGAGGCTTCGGCGTACTTGATGAGATCGCAGCTGACGCTAAGGCAGTTGCCATTCAGGCGAGTCAGTTCGATCATGGGGTCGTTCCTCATTGTCCTCATCGACTGAAGGAACGTGTTCTATAGTCCCGTGCTGCAGGATAGAAACCGAAGAAATGGTGTTGTGTTCGTGGGACTAATGCGGTGTGGCAGAACGCCGATGATGTGTGGGAACGCGGAGCCGTCCGCCGGTTGGGTTCGAGGTTGGCCAGCACATCAAGTGGTCCTGGCTTCGAATCTGGCACCCGGGACAGGCGTCGCGGTAACTCAAACCGAGCAGCACAGGAGCGGACTGATATGTCTTTGGGTGTCCTTAATAACATTGCAGCAATCTACGCGAACAACAACATCAACAACACGCAGGCGAGTCTGCAGAACACACTGACGCAGCTCTCCTCGGGTTCACGTATCAATAGCGGAGCCGACGATGCCGCCGGTCTCGCCGTAGCGGATGGTCTCCACGCCAACGAAGCCGCACTGACGCAGTCTGCACAGAATGCACAGCAGGGTATTGGTCTATTGCAGACCGCAGACGGTGCGCTCTCGCAGGTGACCAACCTCCTCAACCGCGCAGTAACGCTGGCAACAGAAGCAGCGAACAGCACGCTTAACAGCAGCCAGGTAAGCTCGGCGAATCAGGAGTACCAGAACATCATCACGGAGATCGGCAACATCGGATCGACGACCAACTACAACGGCAATACGGTCTTCTCGAACACGGCCACAAACCTGTTCGTGAGCGACGGCACGACCTCGGGCGCGAATGTCTATAGCGATGTAGTGGGTGCTCTCAGCGGAGCCAGCGTCGGTGTAGTCGCCGCACTTGGAACCACGACGTCCACGACATTCCAAAATCCAGTTGCGAATGCTTCAACCGCAACTGTGAAGTCAACGGTGACGTACGCCGCGGCCACCAGCTCGGATGCTCTTTCGGGCACGCTCACCATTGCGGTCGGTGCGGGCACAGCCTTCTCGGTCAGCATTACAGCCGGTAGCACCATTGCGCAAACAATCGCGCAATTGACGTCAAGCACCGCCTTCACCACCACAAACAGCCTCGTTGCGACCCAAGGTACGGGCGCGAATGCAAACCAGCTGATCATTACCGGTGCAGTCGGCGCGGCAGGAGCTGCTACTCTCTCGCTTTCCGGATCGGCACTCTCGGATACAACCGCCACTGCAGGTGTAGCGGTCGTCAACCCCACTCCAACTGCCTCCACGACCACCACCGGCGCGACAGCAACCTTCGCGCTGGCAGCAAAGACCGACACCCTCAATGGAGCTTTCAGCGTAACGGTTGCAGGTGGTACGGCCATCACGGCGACCTTTGCATCGGGTACCTCTCTTGCGGCAGCGGCAACCCAGTTGAACGCACAGACAACCTTCAAGGCCGCAGGACTCGTAGCCAGTGTCGGAACGGGTGTCAATGCCAACAAGCTGATCGTCACTGGGCCGGCGGATACAGGTACTGCTGGAACCAATGCTCTGGTGTTGACCAGCACCGCGATCAAGGATGAAACCACCCCTCCTGCTGGTGCTGGCATTGACTTCACCTCAGCGAAGATTGCGACGCTAAGCAACGCGACTGCACAGGACGTCCTGACCAGTGTTACCTCGGCGATCGGCGATGTAGCCTATCAGCGCGGTATCCTCGGTGCCAACATCAACGAACTCACCGCAGCGTCGAACGTTGCCAGCTCCGAGTCGGAGAATCTTACCTCCGCAGAGAGCAACATTCGTTCGACCAACTACGGTCAGGCAACCAGCGACCTTGCCAAGTATCAGGTGCTCAGCCAGACCGGTATCAGCGCACTGGCGCAGGCGAACAGCGTACAGCAGGAAATTCTGAAGCTGCTGCAGTAGCACTTTAGGCGGCTGCCGCTGGAGTGTTCCTACTCTGGCTGCAGCCGCATTTTTCTTTCTGCTTAGAGTTTTCTCAGGATTGACACAAACGCTGGTCACCCGATTGCTATAGAGACGCTTGCTGCACCTGGAGAGAACAACATGAGCACGGTTGGCATCAACTTTGGCGCCGCGAGCAGCGGCCAGGGCTTTGACGTTGCGGCAACGGTAACGGCCATCCTGGCGAATGAGTCGGGAATCGAGACGCCCTGGAAGAGCCAACTCACCTCGCTGCAGGCGCAGGACGCCGTATTTACTTCTCTAGGTACGGATCTCTCGACTCTCACGACAAGCCTTCTGGCGCTGACAGACTTCACCGGGGTGCTGGCTGCGAAGGATGGATCGAGCTCTGATACGACCGTGCTGAGTCTATCCTCTGCGGCTTCAGGAGCGGTTGCCGGCAGCCATACCATCGTAGTGAATAAGCTTGCCTCGACATCGTCTCAGTATTCGGATGCGACGCCCGCGACTGACGTGATCTCTGGCAGCCTGACGATCCAGGTTGGATCAGGGCAGAGTAAGACCATCACAGTAGACAGCAGCAGTAACACGCTCGCTTCCCTCGCGGCAGCCATCAACCTTGCTGGAGTCGGCGTAACCGCAAATATTATCTCTGACTCAAGTGGCTCGCGATTATCGATTGTGAGCGGTACGGGGGGAGGCGCCGGGGAATTAGCGGTGACGAGCGCCCTGACCGACACGACGAACAATGGCGGCGCACTTGCATTTCATGTCGGCCAGGACGGCCAGGATGCAAAGCTCAACGTCGACGGCATCGACCTGAGCAGCGGAACAAACACTGTCAGCACGGCGATTCCAGGCGTGACCTTTCAATTACTCTCCGTCTCGACGACGCCGGTGCAGGTCGAGATTACAAACGATAACAGCACCATCGAAAGTGCCTTCAGCGCGATGGTCGCGGCCTATAACGCGGTCGTCAAGGATGTAAGCACCCAGGAAGGAAAAGATGCCTCCGGGAATCCTGAACCGCTGTTTGCCAATGCGACACTGGGACTTATTCAAAGCCAGCTATCGACGGCGCTACTCGGCAGCACAGCCAGCGGGACGATCAATAGTGTGATGCAGCTTGGCATCAGCTTCAATAAGGACGGTACCCTTACGCTCGATAACGACGCGCTGACTGCCGTGCTCAACAGCAATTTTTCGGACGTTGTCGGCTTCCTCCAGAACTCAGACAGCTTCGGAAAGACCTTCGCGACTACGTTGAACAACATGGGAACTCAGGCACCAAATGGCTCCATTTATCTGGCTGCTCAGCAGAACGCTGCACAGGAGGCTGCATTGACGCTCAGCATCAGCAACGAGGATGCATTGTTGGCAACACAGAAGATCTCATTGACGACCGAGCTGAATACGGCGAACCAGATTCTGCAGTCGATCCCCGAGCAGTTGAATGAAGTCAACGAACTCTACAGCGCGATCACAGGCTTCAACACTGGCAACGGAGGCTAGGCTATGGCTGCAAAGAGCTACCAGGAACAGACGCTTGATGGTGCAACCGGCATGCAGATGGTCGTCGCTCTTTACGACGGTGCCATTCGCTTTCTCTATCGCGCGATTCAGAGTGTGGAGGAAGATGACATCCACGGCAGGCGCATTGCCGTGAAGAAGGTCGTCGACATTCTCATGTACCTTCAGGCAAGACTTCGTCCGGATGTTGGCGGTAGCGCGGCGACGTCCCTCTCAGACTTCTATGCGGCCATGTTTACTCTCACGCTCGAGGCTTCGCACTATGCTTCAAAGGAGCAGTTTCAGGAGGTTATTGCATGTGTTCGCAATGTGCGGGATGCCTGGGTGATCGTCGCGAAAGATCCTGTTGCAGGGCGAATTCTGCCGCGGGAACTTCGGACACAGGAGGAGCGAATGCCCGTAGGCGTCGTTCGCCAGGTGGTGGAGCAGCAGAGCGGATCGCGGTGGTCGGCGTGAGCTACTGAGCGACGGCGAGCTCTTCCTCAAGAGCCTGTTTCTCGAACAGACTTGTGTAATAGCCGCCGCGGGCAAGCAACTGATCGTGTGTTCCTAATTCAGCAATGCGGCCTTCTACGAGCACGGCGATCTGGTCGGCGTTGCGGGCAGTCGAAACCCGATGCGAGATCAAAACTGTCGTTCGGCCCTGCATGACGCGGCGAAGACCGTTGAGGATTTGCTCTTCTGTGTAGGTGTCGACGCTTGCCAACGCGTCGTCAAGGATCAGAATGCGTGGGTCGCGGATGACGGCGCGGGCGATTGCCGAGCGCTGCTTCTGGCCACCTGACAACGTGACTCCGCGTTCGCCAACGAGGGTGTCAAAACCCTTGGGGAACTCTAGAATTTCCGTCCGGATGTGCGCGACTTCAGCGGCACCTTCGACATCAAGATCGCTTGCTTCGGGCCGACCGAAGGCGATGTTCTGCCGAACCGTGTCCGAGAAGAGGAAGGTCTCTTGCGGAACGAAGCCGATCTGGCTGCGAACGTCCGCAAGCGGATAGTGATGGATCGGCTCGCCGTCGATCAAGATCATTCCGGGCGTTGCATCGAGCAGCCTTGGGATCAGGTTGACGAGGGTTGATTTGCCGGAGCCAGTTGGTCCAACAATTGCCAGGCTCGTGCCCGCCGGGATCTTTAACGAGATGTCATGCAGCACGGTTCCGCCGGTTGGATAGGCAAAGCTGAGACCTCGGAACTCGATGTCTCCAGCCAAAACTTCGGCGCTCACAAAGCGCTCTCGCAACGTCGGCGTGACGTCGCGATCGTCGATGCTCGGCTCCTCCTTGAGGAGTTCGTCGATGCGGACGACAGAGGCGGTGCCGCGCTGGAAGAGGTTGACGACCCAGCCGACGGCGATCATGGGCCAGGTGAGTTGCACCATGTAGACGTTGAACGAGGTGAACTGACCGACCGAGATGTGGTGTGCGACGACTTCATGGCCGCCGACGAGCAGCGTAATCATCAGCGAGAGGCCGAGGACGAACTCTAGCGTCGGCCAGAGCATGGCCATCAGGCGCACCAGCAGAAGGCTGCGTCGGATGTACTCGATGTTCGCCGTCTCGAAGGAGGCGATCTCAGCCTCTTCCTGAGCAAAGGCGCGGATGAGCCGGGCGCCTGAGAAGTTCTCCTGCGCCTTCGCCGAGATGTCCGAGAACATGGCTTGGATGCGCTCGAAGCGCGTGTGGATGCGATTGCCGAAGTATTGAACAAGCACTGAAGCCATCGGGAGCGGGACGAAGGCAAAGAAGGTCAGCTTCGGACTAATGCGATACATGAATGGCAATGCAGCGACGGTAAAGACGAGCGTGTTCGCTGAATACATGATGGCGGGACCGAGAAGCTGGCGAACAGCATTCAGATCGTTCGTGGTGCGGGCCATGATGTCGCCGGTGCGATGCGTGTGGTAGAAACTGGCCGGCTGGCGTTCGAGGTTCTTGAAGAGATCGTTGCGAAGATCGAACTCAATCTCACGCGACGCGCCGATGATGACTTGCCGCATGATGTAGAGGAAGATCGCCGAAAAGGCTGCGAGAACAAGCAGGCGCAGGCCGTGGTAGAGAATCTTCTGTTGCGTCAGGCCGTGCTGCATGTCGTCGATGGCGTGGCCGATGACGAGTGGCAGCAGGACCTTCAGGACGTTGTAGAGGATGGTCGCGACCGCTCCCCAGGCAAGGCTCTTCCAGTAGCGTTTCAGGTATGGAGCGAGCGGTCGCAGACGGCTAAACATGCTTGATCAGGTTCTCGTGTACTGGTGATTGGACGCGTTAGCGCTGCTGAGGATTCGGCGTCGGTCTGGTTGCCGTGTCGGGCGTCGTTGCGTGGGCCGGATCGTTGGTTGCCGGATCGGTTGAGGGCTTGGTCGGATCAGGCGCTGGTTTCGCGGTCGAATCCGGTGTTGGTGCGGGCTCCCGCTCTGGCTGCCTGGTTGGCGGTGGAGCGACCTCGGCTTTGACGAGCTCGATGTCGAAGATCAGGTCAGACTTTGCCGGGATCGTTGGCGGATGGCCGGACTCGCCGTAGGCAAGCTGGTAGGGAATGAAGAGGCGGCGCTTGCCACCGATGTGCATGCCCGCAAATCCTGTGTCCCAGCCGGGGATGACACGGTGAATGCCGACGGGAAAGGGAAAGGCTTCGGCGCCGGGATGGTCGAAGGACGAGTCAAACTTTGTTCCGTCCTTGGCGAGCCAGCCGGTGTACTTGACTGTGTAGATCATGATCTTCGAGTCAGCCTGCGAGGTGCCGAGAACGGTCGCCTCTGCAAGCGGACCGGTGCCGGGAGTGATGTCGATGTAGCGCAGTGCATAGAGCGGCTTCGCGATGCCAGCGACCTTGGGGATGTTTGGTGGCAGCGTGCTGGTGGTGGTTGCTGTGTGGTGCGCGACCGGTTTTTTGGCTGCGGTTGTTGCGGTCTGGCTGACGGCGAGCGTCGCAGGGACGAGGGCAAGGAGCAAGGTCGGAGCGAGTCTCATGATGCTCCTATCGTAAACGGTGGCTGGAACAGGAACTCTCTGCCTGGAACTTTTGAATTGATTTGCTACAAGTGAGACTTAGCCGATGTACTTTTCAAAACGGAGGGGTACCCTAAACTGTCTCGAATGAGTGGTTTACGCTGCGATGTCTCGATAAAGTATTCATTCTATTGAGCTTATAGCCAAAGTATTCAATCGAAAGAACTTATACTGGCTGGATCAAGAATGCCCTCTAAGTTGGGCAGCCACTTTAAGTTTACGTCTGTGCGCAATCTAAATAGCCACATCTGTCGACTTCCCTTTCGGCTACAAGTGATTTGTTTTGTGTCGGTTATTTGTGAATGTGAGTTTAAACGAGTGACGCCGGCCTGACGAAAATTTGGCTTCGCTTAGAAGAGCGTGATGCGAGAGTAGACGCTGGTTCGCTTCGGGAATGACCGAAAGAATCGCAGGTCCTTCGAGCTCGCCCAGGATGACGGTACTTGTAGAGGCGTAGGAGGGAGAGGCGGTCAGGTCTGGGTGCGGAGGAGGAGGTAGCTACCGGCCATGGCGAAGAGGAGGTCGGGGGACCAGGCGGCCAACAGGGCGGGCAGGGTGTTGGTGTTGCCCATGGCGCTGAAGAGGCCATCGACGACCCAGTAGGTGATGGCGAGGCCAATGGCTGTGGCGATCCCGGCGAGGCCTCCGCGCTTGCCCATGGAAAGGGCGAAGGGGACGGCGAGGATGGCCATAATGACGGTGATGAGGGGATAGGCGATCTTGCGGTCAAGCTGGACCGAGAGGCGCTTGGTGTCGAAGCCGGATTGGCGCAGATCGTCGATGTAGCGGGAGAGTTGGGTGTAAGACATCTCCTGCGACTGGAGGCTCTCCTTTTTGAAGTAGGCGGGAGCTTCGCGGATCTCGGGGAAGGTGTTGAGTGTGAAGGGCTGGAAGGTGGCGGTGGTCTCTCCGGTGAAGGTGCGCTGCCAGCCATTCTCGAAGATCCAGCGGTGAACGGCATCGTCCCAGTGGGCAGAACCGGCGAAGATGCGGCGGGTAAGCGAGAAGGTCGCGGGATCGAACTCGAAGACGGTGAGGTTGGCGAAGCTGTTCTTATCGGCGTCGAAGTATTGGTAGTAGAAGATACGGGTGGGTTCGCCATTGGTGGTGGTCTGGCCGGAGATCCACTTGCGGTCGGGCCGCAGGAAGGTCTGTGCGGGCTTGCCCTTAATGACCGAGCGGATGGCTTCCTGGCGGCGGTTCGCGCCGGGGAGGTAGAACTCATCGAAGGCGAAGAGCGAGACAGAGATGATTGCCGCGAGGACGAGCACCGGCGTGACGATGCGATAGATGCTGATGCCAGAGGACTTCATGGCGATGAGTTCAGAGGACTTGTTGAGGGCTCCGAAGGTGATGAGGACGGCGACAAGCGAGCACAGGGGCGTGACCTGCGACAGGATGAAGGGGATGAGATTGAGGAGATAATCGCCGACCGTGATGAGCGGGGTGCGGTTGCGGATCATGTCTCCGATGAGCTCGAAGAAGGTGAAGACGATGAAGAGCATGATGAGCGCGGAGAGGACGAGGCCGAAGTTCTTCGCGTACTCGCCCATGACGTAGTCGTCGAGCAGGAGTGGGAAGCGAATGCGGAAGGTGCGGCGAACGAAGGCGGCGACGGTGGCGGGGGTGCGCATGCCTTCGTCGTCTCCCTCCCCTTTGTGAAATAGGCTCAGGACGCGCCGGCTGAGCGCCTGCCCCATGGAGGAGAAGATGCTGAGCGCGATGCCGCCACGGGAAAGCTGCTGCAGGAGGAGTATGCCGGCGATGCCGAAGAGGAGGTTCGCGCCCCAGACGCCGACAACGGGGTAGAGGGTGCCGGACTTTGCAAAGGCGACGCCGACGAGCGAGAGGACGTAGTAGGTGAGGACGAGGAGGATGGTGACAACGAAGCCAGTGCTCTTGCCGCCGCGCTTGGAAGAGAGGCCTAGCGGCACGCCGACGAGCATGAGGACGAGGCAGGCGAAGGGGTAGGAGAATCGGGTGTTGAGCTCGATCGCGTAGGGACGGGCTTTGCTCTTTACCGCTCCGCTGGCGTAAGAGCGCTGCCAGAGCTCAGGCAGGGTGAGGGCGTGGAGCGGCGTGTCGACGCGGCTGACGTGGGTGTCGTCCTGCGCCCCGGTCTGGATGGGCAGGTTCATGGTGGAAAAGGTGGAGACGTCGTACTGGTTAGGATCGTTGGCGGAGATCTGGTGCTGACCGCCGTTCATGAGGTGCATGCGGAGGGTCTGGTCGTCTCCGTTGACCACGAGAGCCTGGTCGGCGGTGGTGATGTGCGGTGTGGCGGGCTCGGTGAGGTCGGCGAGGAAGACGTGGTGCCAGATGGCTGCGCCGGTGGCAGGGGTGACGTTCTGGACGTAGAGGACGTAGTTCTTGAAGTCCTCGTAGAAGACGCGGGGCTGAACCTCGAAGGAGGCCTGGCTCGACTTGAGCGAACCCTCCAAAGCGAGCAGACCGGCGGCGGAGCGCGGTGCGAAGTAGACGGAGTTGACGATGCCGAAGGTGAGGGCGGCGATGGAGACGATGGAGACGATGCGAACGAAGTCCCACGCACCCATGCCGCAGGCGCGCATGGCGGTGATCTCGGAGTCGGCGGCAAGGCGGCTGAGGCCGAGCAGAATGCCCACGAGGACGGCCATGGGGACCGTGACGGTGAGGGCGTTCGGGAGCATGTAGGCGAAGATGCGACCAATCTCCCAGAGCGAGGCGGAGTTGCGCACGACCAGCTCGAGGATGGTTCCGAGGTCCTTCATGAAGAGCACGAAGGTGAAGAGCGCGCCACCGAGCAGGGCATGAGAGATGACTTCGCGAAGGATGTATCGAGTGAAGAGACGCATGGATTGGAACGCTACTCCAGTGTAGCGTCTACCGGGTTTAGTGCGGGTATGAAAGGAAATGAGCGGTGCGGGCCGTGAGGGACTATGATTGCGGCTTCAACACTTCACAATCCTGGGCCCGATTTAATCCGTCAGAGCGCGCGACAGCAAGGGGCCATCCCGTCATACATTTCAACCACGATCGCTGGAGAAAGAACCGGCAGCTTGCAGACCTCCTGCCGAGGCGACGCTTGCAGTTGTTACGACACCGCGTCGTGAAGATGGGCTCGTTCCGGGCGGCAGCCTGGATTACAGCGATCGCTGAGGTGATGGCGATTTTGCTGGCGCTGATGCTGGTGAAGGTGATGGGATATTCGACTGAAGCGGTTAAGGCGGTGATGACGGCGGCGTCGACGCTGCCGCTGATCATCGCGCCGATTGTAGGTGGGACGATTGTGCTGCTGCTGGAAGATCTGGAGACAGCGCGGCTGGCGCTTGAGGAACTCTCCACGCGTGACGGGCTGACAAGCCTCTTCAATCGGACCTATTTTATGGATCGGCTGCGACGGGAGATGGCGCAGGCGGTACGACATCACATGCCGCTATCGCTGCTGATGGTGGATACAGATAACTTCAAACAGATCAATGACCGCTATGGGCACACGGCCGGGGACCATGTGCTGCAATCGCTGGCGCACACCTGTACGCTGCTGCTGCGCGAGGGCGATGTGCTGGCTCGCTATGGCGGCGAGGAGTTCGTGCTGCTGTTGCCGGCGACGTCAGAGGATGGCGCATGGCAGGTCGCGGAGAAGCTGCGCTCGGCTTTGGAGGCCATGCGCGTCACGCTGATCGACTTGGAAGAGCCGATGAGCATTACGGTGAGCATCGGACTCTCGGGGCGGCAGGGGCAGGACGACACGGCGGACGCGCTGTTCGGACGGGCGGACCGGGCGCTCTACCGGGCGAAGCTGGCTGGAAAGAATCGGTGCGTTGTGGATGGCAAGGCCGCTCCGATAACGTTAGCCGAGCCCGATTCTGAGGAGATCGTGGATGTGGAGGATGCCGACGGGCGTGCCTTCATCTCGTCCGTTGCCTAGAACGAAGACGGTGGTCACGCTACGGGCGTTCATCTGGAAGAGGACCTCGGGGGCGAGGGCCTCGGTGGTGATGGTCCACGGGCTGCGGGTCATGGCGGCCTCTACGGTGCAGTCGGTGAAGCCGGAGCGGAAGGTGCGGCGGAGGTCGCCGTCGGTGATGATGCCGGTGAGGTGACCGGCTGCGTCGAGGACGGCGGTGACACCGAAGCCTTTGGAGGTCATCTCGACGATGGCGGCGGAGAGCAGGGTGCCTTCGCGGACGATAGGCAGGCGCTCGCCGGTGTGCATGAGGGTGCTGGCGCGGCGGAGAGTAGCGCCGAGACGACCGTTGGGATGGAGATCGTGGAAGGCGTCGGAGGAGAAGCCACGGGCTTCGAGGAGGCAGACCGCGAGAGCGTCGCCTAAGGCAAGCTGCATGGTGGTGGAGGTGGTGGGGGCGAGATTGTTGGGACAGGCTTCGGGCATGTCGGGCAGTTCGAGGCAGATCTCGGCGATGGAGCCGAGCGTGCTGGTGTGGCTGGAGGTGATGGCGATCAGCGGAATGTGGAAGCGACGCGTGTAGTCGAGGATCGGCGCGAGGTCTGGGGTTTCGCCGGACTTGGAGATGGCGAGGACGGTGTCGTCTGCCTGGAGGAGACCGAGGTCGCCATGGCCAGCTTCGCCGGCGTGGAGGAAGTGGGCGGGCGTTCCGGTGGAGGTGAGCGTGGCGGCGATCTTGCGGCCGATGTGGCCGGACTTGCCGACACCGGTGACGAGGACGCGGCCAGTGCGGATGCGGATGAGTTCTACGGCTGCGGCGAGATGCTGGCCGAGGTTGCCGTCGAGGGCGGTGCGGACGGCGACGAGGCCGGCTATCTCGAAGTCCAGGGTGCGGGTTGCGCTGTCGGCGGTGCTCATAGGGCCACGACGGGGAAGTCGGGAGATTTGACGAGGGTGTCGATGGCGATGAGCGAGCGGAGGAGCGTCTCGAAGTGGCGCAGGGGAATCATGTTGGGGCCGTCTGAGGGAGCGTGATCGGGATCGGGGTGGGTCTCAAGGAAGACGGCGGCGACGCCTACGGCGACAGCGGCGCGCGCGAGCGTGGGGACGAACTCGCGCTGTCCGCCTGAGGTGGTTCCTTGACCTCCGGGCTGCTGGACGGAATGTGTGGCGTCGAAGACGATTGGTGCTCCAGTGCGAGCCATGATGGGAAGGGAGCGCATGTCGGAGACGAGGGTGTTGTAGCCGAAGGAGGCTCCGCGCTCCGTGAGGAGGATGTTGCGATTGCCGGTGCTCGTGAGCTTAGCGACGACGTTGGTCATGTCCCAGGGAGCGAGGAACTGGCCCTTCTTGACGTTGACGATGCGACCAGTTTCGCCGGCGGCGATCAGGAGGTCGGTCTGGCGGCAGAGGAAGGCGGGAATCTGGAGGATGTCGACTGCTTCGGCGAGCGGAGCGCACTGCTCGGGAGTGTGAACATCAGTGAGGATGGGGAGATCGAAGGTGTCACGGATCTCAGCGAAGATGGGGAGCGCGTGATCGAGGCCGAGACCACGGTGCGAGGTGGTGCTGGTGCGATTGGCCTTGTCGAAGGAGGTCTTGTAGATGAGGCCGATGTTGAGCCTGGTGGCGATCTCTTTGAGAGCGGCGGCCATCTCGAGGGCGTGATCGCGGGATTCGAGGACGCAAGGTCCAGCGATGATCGTGAGGGGAAGCGCGTTACCGATGCGGACATTGCGGGTTTCTACGATTGGATTGGGTTCTGGCACGGGATTAAGTGTACTGCCAGTGGATATTGATCTAATCGTCTTCGCACGGGGGGTACCCCCCTCCCTACTTGAAGTACGAAAGTATTCAAAACAGGGGAGTTAGGTCCGGACTTCGGTATGGGGTAAAGGTGATGCTTTCAGTGACAAAGTACGCATGGGGGGTCCGGGGCGTATCAGATTGTCAAGTTTCATGACTATGGATTGGGGTTGGGGAGGAAGCGGTAGCCTACGCCGCGGACGGTGACGAGATGGGTTGGGTTGGCGGGGTCGTCTTCGATGTAGCGGCGGAGGCGGACGATGAAGTTGTCGATAGCGCGGGTGTCGGTGTCTTCGTGGACGCGCCAGACCTGCTCGAGAATCTCTTTGCGGGAGATGACCTGACCTTCGCGGTCGGTGAAGTAGTGGAGGAGGTCGGCTTCCATGAGGGTGAGGTGAATGAGTCGGTCGGGGGCGACGAGTTCGAGGGTGTCGAAGCGGATGGTGCGGTTGGCGAAGATGTAGTCGTGTTTATGATCCGGTTCGGGC
Coding sequences:
- a CDS encoding flagellar FlbD family protein, with translation MIELTRLNGNCLSVSCDLIKYAEASPDTVLTLITGEKLVVLETCAQVRQLALSYRAEILRQAWPDAAASLTAKAAYDAAECVSQQHKH
- a CDS encoding flagellin N-terminal helical domain-containing protein; protein product: MSLGVLNNIAAIYANNNINNTQASLQNTLTQLSSGSRINSGADDAAGLAVADGLHANEAALTQSAQNAQQGIGLLQTADGALSQVTNLLNRAVTLATEAANSTLNSSQVSSANQEYQNIITEIGNIGSTTNYNGNTVFSNTATNLFVSDGTTSGANVYSDVVGALSGASVGVVAALGTTTSTTFQNPVANASTATVKSTVTYAAATSSDALSGTLTIAVGAGTAFSVSITAGSTIAQTIAQLTSSTAFTTTNSLVATQGTGANANQLIITGAVGAAGAATLSLSGSALSDTTATAGVAVVNPTPTASTTTTGATATFALAAKTDTLNGAFSVTVAGGTAITATFASGTSLAAAATQLNAQTTFKAAGLVASVGTGVNANKLIVTGPADTGTAGTNALVLTSTAIKDETTPPAGAGIDFTSAKIATLSNATAQDVLTSVTSAIGDVAYQRGILGANINELTAASNVASSESENLTSAESNIRSTNYGQATSDLAKYQVLSQTGISALAQANSVQQEILKLLQ
- the fliD gene encoding flagellar filament capping protein FliD, with protein sequence MSTVGINFGAASSGQGFDVAATVTAILANESGIETPWKSQLTSLQAQDAVFTSLGTDLSTLTTSLLALTDFTGVLAAKDGSSSDTTVLSLSSAASGAVAGSHTIVVNKLASTSSQYSDATPATDVISGSLTIQVGSGQSKTITVDSSSNTLASLAAAINLAGVGVTANIISDSSGSRLSIVSGTGGGAGELAVTSALTDTTNNGGALAFHVGQDGQDAKLNVDGIDLSSGTNTVSTAIPGVTFQLLSVSTTPVQVEITNDNSTIESAFSAMVAAYNAVVKDVSTQEGKDASGNPEPLFANATLGLIQSQLSTALLGSTASGTINSVMQLGISFNKDGTLTLDNDALTAVLNSNFSDVVGFLQNSDSFGKTFATTLNNMGTQAPNGSIYLAAQQNAAQEAALTLSISNEDALLATQKISLTTELNTANQILQSIPEQLNEVNELYSAITGFNTGNGG
- the fliS gene encoding flagellar export chaperone FliS, with amino-acid sequence MAAKSYQEQTLDGATGMQMVVALYDGAIRFLYRAIQSVEEDDIHGRRIAVKKVVDILMYLQARLRPDVGGSAATSLSDFYAAMFTLTLEASHYASKEQFQEVIACVRNVRDAWVIVAKDPVAGRILPRELRTQEERMPVGVVRQVVEQQSGSRWSA
- a CDS encoding ABC transporter ATP-binding protein, producing MFSRLRPLAPYLKRYWKSLAWGAVATILYNVLKVLLPLVIGHAIDDMQHGLTQQKILYHGLRLLVLAAFSAIFLYIMRQVIIGASREIEFDLRNDLFKNLERQPASFYHTHRTGDIMARTTNDLNAVRQLLGPAIMYSANTLVFTVAALPFMYRISPKLTFFAFVPLPMASVLVQYFGNRIHTRFERIQAMFSDISAKAQENFSGARLIRAFAQEEAEIASFETANIEYIRRSLLLVRLMAMLWPTLEFVLGLSLMITLLVGGHEVVAHHISVGQFTSFNVYMVQLTWPMIAVGWVVNLFQRGTASVVRIDELLKEEPSIDDRDVTPTLRERFVSAEVLAGDIEFRGLSFAYPTGGTVLHDISLKIPAGTSLAIVGPTGSGKSTLVNLIPRLLDATPGMILIDGEPIHHYPLADVRSQIGFVPQETFLFSDTVRQNIAFGRPEASDLDVEGAAEVAHIRTEILEFPKGFDTLVGERGVTLSGGQKQRSAIARAVIRDPRILILDDALASVDTYTEEQILNGLRRVMQGRTTVLISHRVSTARNADQIAVLVEGRIAELGTHDQLLARGGYYTSLFEKQALEEELAVAQ
- a CDS encoding FKBP-type peptidyl-prolyl cis-trans isomerase; amino-acid sequence: MRLAPTLLLALVPATLAVSQTATTAAKKPVAHHTATTTSTLPPNIPKVAGIAKPLYALRYIDITPGTGPLAEATVLGTSQADSKIMIYTVKYTGWLAKDGTKFDSSFDHPGAEAFPFPVGIHRVIPGWDTGFAGMHIGGKRRLFIPYQLAYGESGHPPTIPAKSDLIFDIELVKAEVAPPPTRQPEREPAPTPDSTAKPAPDPTKPSTDPATNDPAHATTPDTATRPTPNPQQR
- a CDS encoding LptF/LptG family permease translates to MRLFTRYILREVISHALLGGALFTFVLFMKDLGTILELVVRNSASLWEIGRIFAYMLPNALTVTVPMAVLVGILLGLSRLAADSEITAMRACGMGAWDFVRIVSIVSIAALTFGIVNSVYFAPRSAAGLLALEGSLKSSQASFEVQPRVFYEDFKNYVLYVQNVTPATGAAIWHHVFLADLTEPATPHITTADQALVVNGDDQTLRMHLMNGGQHQISANDPNQYDVSTFSTMNLPIQTGAQDDTHVSRVDTPLHALTLPELWQRSYASGAVKSKARPYAIELNTRFSYPFACLVLMLVGVPLGLSSKRGGKSTGFVVTILLVLTYYVLSLVGVAFAKSGTLYPVVGVWGANLLFGIAGILLLQQLSRGGIALSIFSSMGQALSRRVLSLFHKGEGDDEGMRTPATVAAFVRRTFRIRFPLLLDDYVMGEYAKNFGLVLSALIMLFIVFTFFELIGDMIRNRTPLITVGDYLLNLIPFILSQVTPLCSLVAVLITFGALNKSSELIAMKSSGISIYRIVTPVLVLAAIISVSLFAFDEFYLPGANRRQEAIRSVIKGKPAQTFLRPDRKWISGQTTTNGEPTRIFYYQYFDADKNSFANLTVFEFDPATFSLTRRIFAGSAHWDDAVHRWIFENGWQRTFTGETTATFQPFTLNTFPEIREAPAYFKKESLQSQEMSYTQLSRYIDDLRQSGFDTKRLSVQLDRKIAYPLITVIMAILAVPFALSMGKRGGLAGIATAIGLAITYWVVDGLFSAMGNTNTLPALLAAWSPDLLFAMAGSYLLLRTQT